From the Misgurnus anguillicaudatus chromosome 17, ASM2758022v2, whole genome shotgun sequence genome, one window contains:
- the nyx gene encoding nyctalopin — protein sequence MCLFRVAVYFLLLPHAPAMWSCTRSCPPSCTCTPEKNCSVLCDHVNMVDLPKEFPCDATSINLDKNSLKFLSERAFGTLPSLKSLSLDHNNISFITPGAFKGLPNLVELRMAHNEYIRYLHTRTFTSLKRLVRLDLSDCNLFSMPDRIFIEQISLKELLCFNNNFRRVPGTLRGMENLTHVYLERNKIEAVAYNSLLGLANLKYLNLQENHISVIHDEAFKDLLRLENFYLNDNLLVDLPQQAFKGLSNLKMLNLGGNLLTNISKTWFSDLVELEVLYLDRNRLAYIEKGSFENLTSLIALHLNSNNLTSLPFSVFQPIYFIGRLYLFRNPWECSCDLVWLKEWMESYKLVRDIPCASPSSVAGLDLSEVVYAHLNGTCVDPPELNLTTALPDYTTTTTENKFNSLISKLLQQEWRDEMMNSTDSLRNGTQQDSAESQVSSGPGLFCAIDAMFLIFLLQGQIGFLSDCIDAC from the exons ATGTGTCTTTTTCGTGTTGCCG TGTATTTCCTCCTGCTCCCTCATGCCCCGGCTATGTGGTCCTGCACACGTTCCTGTCCACCTAGTTGCACTTGCACTCCAGAGAAGAACTGCAGCGTCCTGTGTGACCACGTCAATATGGTCGACCTACCAAAAGAATTCCCCTGCGATGCCACATCCATCAACCTCGACAAGAACAGCTTGAAGTTTTTGTCCGAGCGGGCTTTCGGCACTCTGCCTTCGCTCAAGTCCCTCTCGCTAGACCACAACAACATCTCCTTCATCACACCAGGCGCGTTTAAAGGGCTCCCCAATTTGGTGGAGCTCAGGATGGCCCACAATGAGTACATCCGTTACCTGCACACCCGCACGTTCACGTCACTTAAACGTTTGGTGCGCCTGGATCTTTCCGACTGTAACCTCTTCAGCATGCCGGACCGCATCTTCATCGAGCAAATTTCCCTCAAggaactgttgtgttttaataacAACTTCCGACGCGTTCCCGGCACTTTGCGGGGGATGGAAAACCTTACGCACGTTTACTTGGAACGCAATAAGATCGAAGCGGTAGCCTATAACTCATTATTAGGCTTGGCCAACCTCAAATACCTTAACTTACAGGAGAATCACATAAGCGTTATCCATGACGAAGCCTTCAAAGATCTACTACGTCTGGAGAACTTCTACCTAAATGATAATCTTTTGGTTGACCTACCCCAGCAGGCTTTCAAAGGCCTAAGcaacttaaaaatgttaaaccTGGGTGGGAATCTGTTGACCAATATCTCCAAAACATGGTTCAGTGATCTGGTAGAGCTTGAGGTGCTTTACCTGGATCGAAACCGGCTGGCCTATATTGAGAAGGGCTCCTTCGAGAACCTCACGAGCCTCATCGCACTTCACCTGAACAGCAACAACCTCACATCTTTGCCATTCTCTGTATTTCAGCCCATCTATTTCATCGGCCGCCTGTATCTCTTTCGAAACCCTTGGGAGTGCAGCTGTGACCTGGTGTGGTTGAAAGAATGGATGGAGAGCTACAAGCTGGTGAGAGACATCCCATGCGCATCACCTTCCTCTGTGGCCGGCCTGGATCTGAGCGAAGTGGTCTACGCCCATCTGAACGGGACTTGCGTGGATCCACCGGAACTCAACCTCACCACCGCTCTTCCTGactacaccaccaccaccacagagAACAAGTTCAACAGCCTCATTTCCAAACTCCTGCAGCAGGAATGGAGGGATGAGATGATGAACTCTACAGACAGCTTGAGGAACGGCACTCAGCAGGACTCAGCTGAGAGTCAGGTTTCTTCTGGACCTGGACTCTTCTGTGCTATTGATGCAATGTTTCTTATATTTCTCCTTCAAGGACAGATTGGATTTCTGTCGGACTGCATTGATGCCTGTTGA